A single Nicotiana tabacum cultivar K326 chromosome 5, ASM71507v2, whole genome shotgun sequence DNA region contains:
- the LOC107760503 gene encoding putative ABC transporter C family member 15 isoform X2 — translation MDITLRLINMAFFLLLLIWFLIHLFKKNRGEEDFAEKIQPTFFSKITILLNVLIAIAYLGFCFHELWKLKTFVFEESVFSAMTWSLSSAVSIYALNKEKRWPLLLIIWWVFSSIFDIFLVSLHLLNHYNIYYTKPPHFLPKTNIIDFASLPLSILLCFNALPDCSAKKYNEIEQPFLQKEVNRHDADAFSNAGIWSQLTFLWLNPLFNKGHEEKLRVEHIPSIPNSESSSEASALLEDAFRTKKTTSFSLPDAILHMIWRPLAYNAVFAGVNTIASYTGPLLITSFVKFLSEKKDESNWQEGMILAFIFFFAKTIESLSQRQWYFGAHRIGVRVRAALMALIYKRTLSIKYGGTKDGKIINFINVDVERIGDFCWYIHGVWLLPVQVILALVILYKNLGAAPSAAAFLSTIFVMVSNTPLANMQEQLHSKIMEAKDVRIKATSETLKSMRVLKLHSWESTFFKKLLQLRQNERGWLKRYLYTCSAVAFLFWASPTLVSVATFGVCIMLKTPLTSGAVLSALATFRILQEPIYNLPELISMIAQTKVSVDRIQDFMREEDQKKLTSYLAPYNNTSEVAIELEPGEYAWGTNELKKSTIKITEKIRIMKGWKVAICGSVGSGKSSLLCSIMGEIPTISGSSIKTNGSKAFVPQSAWIQTGTVRDNVLFGKEMNKARYDDIVERCALKRDIEMWADGDLNSVGERGMNLSGGQKQRIQLARAIYSDSDIYILDDPFSAVDAQTGAHMFKKCLIQHLHNKTVVYATHQLEFLDASDLILVMKDGRIVQSGKYNELITDPDGELLRHMVAHSKSLDQVNPSQKCSCMTKGKHQNNQIEVEESFEDLTCDDKILGRTEQEDAVSGRVKWQVYSTFVTSAYKGALVLPVLLCQVLFQGLQMASNYWIAWGTEEEGRVTRERLIGIFVLMSGGSSFFILGRAVMLSTIAIETAQKLYVGMITSIFRAPLSFFDSTPSSRILNRSSTDQSIVDTDIPYRLAGLAFALIQLLSIVVLMSHVAWQIFFLFLLILAISMWYQAYYITTARELARMIGIQKAPILHHFSESLTGVATIRCFNQEDRFLNKNLKLIDNYSHVAFHNSATMEWLCVRINFLFNLIFFFLLVILANLPRKAIDPSLAGLAATYGLNLNVLQAWVIWNLCNVENKMISVERILQFSNVPSEAPLIIEKSRPEPNWPLKGRIEMKELHVQYSPDLPRVLKGITCTFPEGKKIGVVGRTGSGKSTLIQALFRVVEPSEGCILIDGIDISRIGLEDLRSRLSIIPQDPTLFQGTIRTNLDLLQQHSDHDIWEVLHKCHLAEIVKQDPRLLDAPVAEDGENLSVGQRQIVCLARVLLQKRRILVLDEATASVDTETDNVIQKTIREETYGCTVITVAHRIPTVIDNDLVLVLGEGKILEFDTPDQLLRNSSSAFSNLVTEFLRRSSKG, via the exons ATGGACATCACTCTGAGGCTAATCAATATGGCTTTTTTCTTGCTGTTACTCATATGGTTTTTGATACATCTTTTCAAGAAAAACAGAGGAGAAGAAGATTTTGCAGAAAAAATACAGCCTACATTTTTCAGCAAGATTACAATTTTATTGAATGTGTTAATAGCCATTGCTTACTTGGGATTTTGTTTCCATGAATTGTGGAAGTTGAAAACTTTTGTGTTTGAAGAGTCTGTTTTTTCAGCCATGACATGGAGTTTGTCAAGTGCAGTTTCAATCTATGCATTAAACAAAGAGAAAAGGTGGCCATTATTACTCATTATATGGTGGGTCTTTTCAagtatttttgatatatttttagtCTCACTTCATCTTCTCAaccattataatatttattataCAAAACCCCCACATTTTCTGCCTAAGACAAATATAATTGATTTTGCTTCCCTACCACTGTCAATTCTCCTATGTTTCAATGCCCTGCCTGATTGTTCTGCCAAGAAATACAATGAAATTGAGCAGCCATTTCTTCAGAAAGAAGTAAATAGACATGATGCTGATGCATTTTCTAATGCTGGCATTTGGAGCCAACTCACATTCTTGTGGCTTAATCCACTATTCAACAAAGGTCATGAGGAAAAGCTGAGAGTAGAACACATACCTTCAATTCCTAATTCTGAGAGTTCCAGTGAAGCTTCTGCTTTATTGGAAGACGCGTTTCGGACAAAGAAAACTACTAGTTTCTCCCTCCCTGATGCCATACTCCACATGATTTGGAGACCACTTGCCTATAATGCTGTCTTTGCAG GAGTCAACACAATTGCATCCTATACTGGTCCTTTGCTAATAACAAGTTTTGTAAAATTTTTGTCTGAAAAGAAAGATGAGTCCAATTGGCAAGAAGGAATGATTTTAGCCTTCATctttttctttgccaaaacaatTGAGTCACTGTCACAAAGGCAATGGTATTTTGGAGCTCACCGGATTGGTGTTCGAGTGAGAGCAGCTCTGATGGCATTAATATATAAAAGAACTTTGTCGATCAAGTATGGCGGTACAAAAGATGGAAAGATCATAAACTTCATCAATGTTGATGTTGAGAGAATTGGGGATTTCTGCTGGTATATTCATGGAGTTTGGCTGCTTCCTGTTCAGGTTATACTTGCCCTGGTTATCTTGTACAAGAATTTAGGTGCTGCTCCCTCTGCTGCTGCTTTTCTTTCAACCATATTCGTGATGGTAAGCAACACACCGCTTGCCAATATGCAAGAGCAGCTCCACTCAAAGATAATGGAAGCGAAGGACGTGAGAATTAAAGCCACTTCAGAGACCTTGAAAAGCATGAGAGTGTTGAAACTACACTCATGGGAGTCCACTTTCTTCAAGAAGCTGCTTCAACTTAGACAAAATGAGAGAGGATGGCTTAAGAGATACCTTTATACATGTTCTGCTGTGGCTTTTCTCTTTTGGGCGTCACCAACACTAGTTTCAGTTGCAACCTTTGGTGTTTGTATCATGTTAAAAACACCATTAACATcaggagcagttctctcagcacTAGCAACTTTCAGGATACTACAAGAACCAATCTACAACTTGCCCGAACTCATTTCCATGATTGCACAGACAAAGGTTTCAGTTGATAGGATTCAAGACTTCATGAGAGAGGAAGATCAAAAGAAGTTAACAAGCTATCTTGCTCCTTATAATAATACATCTGAAGTGGCAATTGAACTTGAGCCAGGAGAGTATGCTTGGGGCACAAATGAGTTGAAGAAATCAACGATTAAGATAACCGAGAAAATCAGGATCATGAAAGGGTGGAAAGTGGCAATCTGTGGTTCAGTGGGATCAGGAAAGTCAAGCTTACTCTGTAGTATTATGGGAGAGATTCCTACGATTTCTGGATCTAGTATTAAGACTAATGGTTCAAAGGCATTTGTACCACAAAGTGCCTGGATTCAGACGGGCACCGTTAGAGACAATGTTCTTTTTGGCAAGGAAATGAATAAGGCTCGTTATGATGATATCGTGGAACGATGTGCTTTGAAACGTGACATTGAGATGTGGGCTGATGGAGATCTAAATTCGGTAGGAGAAAGAGGAATGAACCTAAGTGGTGGACAAAAGCAGAGAATTCAGTTGGCTAGAGCTATTTATAGTGATTCAGACATCTATATATTAGATGACCCTTTCAGTGCTGTTGATGCACAAACTGGAGCTCATATGTTCAAG AAATGCCTAATCCAACATCTACATAATAAAACTGTTGTTTATGCCACTCACCAGTTGGAATTTTTAGATGCTTCTGACCTCATCCTG GTAATGAAAGATGGTAGAATTGTTCAGTCAGGAAAGTATAATGAGTTGATTACAGACCCTGACGGTGAGCTCCTAAGACATATGGTGGCTCACAGCAAATCATTAGATCAGGTGAACCCTTCCCAAAAATGCAGCTGCATGACCAAGGGTAAGCATCAGAATAACCAAATTGAAGTCGAAGAGAGTTTTGAAGATCTTACCTGTGACGACAAGATCTTAGGAAGAACTGAGCAGGAAGACGCAGTATCTGGTCGAGTTAAATGGCAGGTCTACTCGACTTTTGTCACTTCGGCATACAAAGGGGCCCTTGTACTTCCGGTCCTTCTATGTCAAGTTCTCTTCCAGGGATTGCAGATGGCAAGCAACTACTGGATTGCATGGGGAACTGAAGAAGAAGGCAGGGTTACTAGAGAGCGATTAATTGGAATATTTGTGCTGATGTCAGGGGGAAGCTCTTTTTTCATCTTAGGAAGAGCAGTTATGCTGTCAACTATTGCAATTGAGACTGCTCAGAAGCTCTACGTTGGGATGATCACATCAATCTTCCGAGCGCCCTTGTCATTCTTCGACTCCACTCCTTCCAGCAGAATTCTGAATAGG TCTTCTACAGACCAAAGCATTGTGGACACAGATATTCCGTATAGATTGGCTGGACTAGCATTTGCACTTATTCAATTATTGAGCATTGTTGTCCTTATGTCCCATGTTGCTTGGCAGATCTTCTTTCTCTTCCTTCTGATACTTGCCATCTCCATGTGGTATCAG GCATATTACATTACCACTGCTAGAGAACTGGCAAGGATGATTGGCATTCAGAAAGCTCCAATCCTGCATCATTTCTCTGAATCTCTCACCGGTGTAGCAACCATTCGTTGTTTTAATCAGGAGGACCGATTCTTGAATAAGAACTTGAAGCTCATTGATAATTATTCTCATGTTGCCTTTCACAACTCTGCTACAATGGAATGGCTCTGTGTTCGAATCAACTTTCTCTTCAATCTgatattcttctttcttcttgTCATCCTGGCAAACCTTCCACGGAAGGCTATCGACCCCA GTTTAGCAGGACTAGCAGCTACCTATGGCTTAAATCTTAATGTTCTCCAAGCTTGGGTTATATGGAACCTTTGCAATGTTGAGAACAAAATGATCTCAGTGGAGAGAATACTTCAGTTTAGCAATGTTCCTAGTGAAGCCCCACTGATAATTGAAAAGTCCAGGCCGGAACCCAATTGGCCGCTAAAAGGAAGGATCGAAATGAAGGAACTTCATGTGCAATACAGCCCTGATCTCCCAAGAGTACTAAAAGGTATAACATGCACCTTTCCGGAGGGAAAGAAAATTGGTGTAGTTGGAAGAACAGGAAGTGGAAAGTCTACTTTGATCCAAGCTCTGTTCAGGGTTGTGGAACCATCTGAGGGATGCATTCTTATCGATGGAATAGACATTTCGAGGATTGGTTTGGAAGACCTAAGGTCTAGGTTGAGTATAATACCACAAGATCCAACTTTGTTCCAAGGAACAATTAGGACTAATCTTGATCTGTTACAACAACATTCAGATCATGATATCTGGGAG GTCTTGCACAAATGTCATTTGGCTGAGATAGTGAAGCAGGATCCAAGGCTTCTTGATGCACCAG TTGCAGAAGACGGAGAAAACTTGAGCGTGGGTCAAAGGCAGATTGTGTGCCTAGCTAGGGTGTTGCTACAAAAAAGGAGAATATTGGTACTTGATGAAGCTACTGCTTCAGTGGATACAGAGACAGACAATGTCATTCAGAAAACTATAAGAGAAGAAACATATGGATGCACAGTTATAACAGTGGCTCATCGGATACCCACAGTCATCGATAATGATCTTGTTCTAGTTCTTGGTGAAG GAAAAATTCTCGAGTTTGATACTCCTGACCAGTTATTGAGGAACAGTTCTTCCGCATTTTCAAATTTGGTGACAGAATTCTTGCGGAGATCATCCAAGGGGTAA
- the LOC107760503 gene encoding putative ABC transporter C family member 15 isoform X1, translating into MDITLRLINMAFFLLLLIWFLIHLFKKNRGEEDFAEKIQPTFFSKITILLNVLIAIAYLGFCFHELWKLKTFVFEESVFSAMTWSLSSAVSIYALNKEKRWPLLLIIWWVFSSIFDIFLVSLHLLNHYNIYYTKPPHFLPKTNIIDFASLPLSILLCFNALPDCSAKKYNEIEQPFLQKEVNRHDADAFSNAGIWSQLTFLWLNPLFNKGHEEKLRVEHIPSIPNSESSSEASALLEDAFRTKKTTSFSLPDAILHMIWRPLAYNAVFAGVNTIASYTGPLLITSFVKFLSEKKDESNWQEGMILAFIFFFAKTIESLSQRQWYFGAHRIGVRVRAALMALIYKRTLSIKYGGTKDGKIINFINVDVERIGDFCWYIHGVWLLPVQVILALVILYKNLGAAPSAAAFLSTIFVMVSNTPLANMQEQLHSKIMEAKDVRIKATSETLKSMRVLKLHSWESTFFKKLLQLRQNERGWLKRYLYTCSAVAFLFWASPTLVSVATFGVCIMLKTPLTSGAVLSALATFRILQEPIYNLPELISMIAQTKVSVDRIQDFMREEDQKKLTSYLAPYNNTSEVAIELEPGEYAWGTNELKKSTIKITEKIRIMKGWKVAICGSVGSGKSSLLCSIMGEIPTISGSSIKTNGSKAFVPQSAWIQTGTVRDNVLFGKEMNKARYDDIVERCALKRDIEMWADGDLNSVGERGMNLSGGQKQRIQLARAIYSDSDIYILDDPFSAVDAQTGAHMFKASTTSYFYRFFFSNRVALIDFLQPFIILQKCLIQHLHNKTVVYATHQLEFLDASDLILVMKDGRIVQSGKYNELITDPDGELLRHMVAHSKSLDQVNPSQKCSCMTKGKHQNNQIEVEESFEDLTCDDKILGRTEQEDAVSGRVKWQVYSTFVTSAYKGALVLPVLLCQVLFQGLQMASNYWIAWGTEEEGRVTRERLIGIFVLMSGGSSFFILGRAVMLSTIAIETAQKLYVGMITSIFRAPLSFFDSTPSSRILNRSSTDQSIVDTDIPYRLAGLAFALIQLLSIVVLMSHVAWQIFFLFLLILAISMWYQAYYITTARELARMIGIQKAPILHHFSESLTGVATIRCFNQEDRFLNKNLKLIDNYSHVAFHNSATMEWLCVRINFLFNLIFFFLLVILANLPRKAIDPSLAGLAATYGLNLNVLQAWVIWNLCNVENKMISVERILQFSNVPSEAPLIIEKSRPEPNWPLKGRIEMKELHVQYSPDLPRVLKGITCTFPEGKKIGVVGRTGSGKSTLIQALFRVVEPSEGCILIDGIDISRIGLEDLRSRLSIIPQDPTLFQGTIRTNLDLLQQHSDHDIWEVLHKCHLAEIVKQDPRLLDAPVAEDGENLSVGQRQIVCLARVLLQKRRILVLDEATASVDTETDNVIQKTIREETYGCTVITVAHRIPTVIDNDLVLVLGEGKILEFDTPDQLLRNSSSAFSNLVTEFLRRSSKG; encoded by the exons ATGGACATCACTCTGAGGCTAATCAATATGGCTTTTTTCTTGCTGTTACTCATATGGTTTTTGATACATCTTTTCAAGAAAAACAGAGGAGAAGAAGATTTTGCAGAAAAAATACAGCCTACATTTTTCAGCAAGATTACAATTTTATTGAATGTGTTAATAGCCATTGCTTACTTGGGATTTTGTTTCCATGAATTGTGGAAGTTGAAAACTTTTGTGTTTGAAGAGTCTGTTTTTTCAGCCATGACATGGAGTTTGTCAAGTGCAGTTTCAATCTATGCATTAAACAAAGAGAAAAGGTGGCCATTATTACTCATTATATGGTGGGTCTTTTCAagtatttttgatatatttttagtCTCACTTCATCTTCTCAaccattataatatttattataCAAAACCCCCACATTTTCTGCCTAAGACAAATATAATTGATTTTGCTTCCCTACCACTGTCAATTCTCCTATGTTTCAATGCCCTGCCTGATTGTTCTGCCAAGAAATACAATGAAATTGAGCAGCCATTTCTTCAGAAAGAAGTAAATAGACATGATGCTGATGCATTTTCTAATGCTGGCATTTGGAGCCAACTCACATTCTTGTGGCTTAATCCACTATTCAACAAAGGTCATGAGGAAAAGCTGAGAGTAGAACACATACCTTCAATTCCTAATTCTGAGAGTTCCAGTGAAGCTTCTGCTTTATTGGAAGACGCGTTTCGGACAAAGAAAACTACTAGTTTCTCCCTCCCTGATGCCATACTCCACATGATTTGGAGACCACTTGCCTATAATGCTGTCTTTGCAG GAGTCAACACAATTGCATCCTATACTGGTCCTTTGCTAATAACAAGTTTTGTAAAATTTTTGTCTGAAAAGAAAGATGAGTCCAATTGGCAAGAAGGAATGATTTTAGCCTTCATctttttctttgccaaaacaatTGAGTCACTGTCACAAAGGCAATGGTATTTTGGAGCTCACCGGATTGGTGTTCGAGTGAGAGCAGCTCTGATGGCATTAATATATAAAAGAACTTTGTCGATCAAGTATGGCGGTACAAAAGATGGAAAGATCATAAACTTCATCAATGTTGATGTTGAGAGAATTGGGGATTTCTGCTGGTATATTCATGGAGTTTGGCTGCTTCCTGTTCAGGTTATACTTGCCCTGGTTATCTTGTACAAGAATTTAGGTGCTGCTCCCTCTGCTGCTGCTTTTCTTTCAACCATATTCGTGATGGTAAGCAACACACCGCTTGCCAATATGCAAGAGCAGCTCCACTCAAAGATAATGGAAGCGAAGGACGTGAGAATTAAAGCCACTTCAGAGACCTTGAAAAGCATGAGAGTGTTGAAACTACACTCATGGGAGTCCACTTTCTTCAAGAAGCTGCTTCAACTTAGACAAAATGAGAGAGGATGGCTTAAGAGATACCTTTATACATGTTCTGCTGTGGCTTTTCTCTTTTGGGCGTCACCAACACTAGTTTCAGTTGCAACCTTTGGTGTTTGTATCATGTTAAAAACACCATTAACATcaggagcagttctctcagcacTAGCAACTTTCAGGATACTACAAGAACCAATCTACAACTTGCCCGAACTCATTTCCATGATTGCACAGACAAAGGTTTCAGTTGATAGGATTCAAGACTTCATGAGAGAGGAAGATCAAAAGAAGTTAACAAGCTATCTTGCTCCTTATAATAATACATCTGAAGTGGCAATTGAACTTGAGCCAGGAGAGTATGCTTGGGGCACAAATGAGTTGAAGAAATCAACGATTAAGATAACCGAGAAAATCAGGATCATGAAAGGGTGGAAAGTGGCAATCTGTGGTTCAGTGGGATCAGGAAAGTCAAGCTTACTCTGTAGTATTATGGGAGAGATTCCTACGATTTCTGGATCTAGTATTAAGACTAATGGTTCAAAGGCATTTGTACCACAAAGTGCCTGGATTCAGACGGGCACCGTTAGAGACAATGTTCTTTTTGGCAAGGAAATGAATAAGGCTCGTTATGATGATATCGTGGAACGATGTGCTTTGAAACGTGACATTGAGATGTGGGCTGATGGAGATCTAAATTCGGTAGGAGAAAGAGGAATGAACCTAAGTGGTGGACAAAAGCAGAGAATTCAGTTGGCTAGAGCTATTTATAGTGATTCAGACATCTATATATTAGATGACCCTTTCAGTGCTGTTGATGCACAAACTGGAGCTCATATGTTCAAGGCAAGTACTACATCCTACTTTTATCGATTTTTTTTCAGTAATCGAGTTGCTCTTATTGATTTTCTACAACCCTTCATCATATTGCAGAAATGCCTAATCCAACATCTACATAATAAAACTGTTGTTTATGCCACTCACCAGTTGGAATTTTTAGATGCTTCTGACCTCATCCTG GTAATGAAAGATGGTAGAATTGTTCAGTCAGGAAAGTATAATGAGTTGATTACAGACCCTGACGGTGAGCTCCTAAGACATATGGTGGCTCACAGCAAATCATTAGATCAGGTGAACCCTTCCCAAAAATGCAGCTGCATGACCAAGGGTAAGCATCAGAATAACCAAATTGAAGTCGAAGAGAGTTTTGAAGATCTTACCTGTGACGACAAGATCTTAGGAAGAACTGAGCAGGAAGACGCAGTATCTGGTCGAGTTAAATGGCAGGTCTACTCGACTTTTGTCACTTCGGCATACAAAGGGGCCCTTGTACTTCCGGTCCTTCTATGTCAAGTTCTCTTCCAGGGATTGCAGATGGCAAGCAACTACTGGATTGCATGGGGAACTGAAGAAGAAGGCAGGGTTACTAGAGAGCGATTAATTGGAATATTTGTGCTGATGTCAGGGGGAAGCTCTTTTTTCATCTTAGGAAGAGCAGTTATGCTGTCAACTATTGCAATTGAGACTGCTCAGAAGCTCTACGTTGGGATGATCACATCAATCTTCCGAGCGCCCTTGTCATTCTTCGACTCCACTCCTTCCAGCAGAATTCTGAATAGG TCTTCTACAGACCAAAGCATTGTGGACACAGATATTCCGTATAGATTGGCTGGACTAGCATTTGCACTTATTCAATTATTGAGCATTGTTGTCCTTATGTCCCATGTTGCTTGGCAGATCTTCTTTCTCTTCCTTCTGATACTTGCCATCTCCATGTGGTATCAG GCATATTACATTACCACTGCTAGAGAACTGGCAAGGATGATTGGCATTCAGAAAGCTCCAATCCTGCATCATTTCTCTGAATCTCTCACCGGTGTAGCAACCATTCGTTGTTTTAATCAGGAGGACCGATTCTTGAATAAGAACTTGAAGCTCATTGATAATTATTCTCATGTTGCCTTTCACAACTCTGCTACAATGGAATGGCTCTGTGTTCGAATCAACTTTCTCTTCAATCTgatattcttctttcttcttgTCATCCTGGCAAACCTTCCACGGAAGGCTATCGACCCCA GTTTAGCAGGACTAGCAGCTACCTATGGCTTAAATCTTAATGTTCTCCAAGCTTGGGTTATATGGAACCTTTGCAATGTTGAGAACAAAATGATCTCAGTGGAGAGAATACTTCAGTTTAGCAATGTTCCTAGTGAAGCCCCACTGATAATTGAAAAGTCCAGGCCGGAACCCAATTGGCCGCTAAAAGGAAGGATCGAAATGAAGGAACTTCATGTGCAATACAGCCCTGATCTCCCAAGAGTACTAAAAGGTATAACATGCACCTTTCCGGAGGGAAAGAAAATTGGTGTAGTTGGAAGAACAGGAAGTGGAAAGTCTACTTTGATCCAAGCTCTGTTCAGGGTTGTGGAACCATCTGAGGGATGCATTCTTATCGATGGAATAGACATTTCGAGGATTGGTTTGGAAGACCTAAGGTCTAGGTTGAGTATAATACCACAAGATCCAACTTTGTTCCAAGGAACAATTAGGACTAATCTTGATCTGTTACAACAACATTCAGATCATGATATCTGGGAG GTCTTGCACAAATGTCATTTGGCTGAGATAGTGAAGCAGGATCCAAGGCTTCTTGATGCACCAG TTGCAGAAGACGGAGAAAACTTGAGCGTGGGTCAAAGGCAGATTGTGTGCCTAGCTAGGGTGTTGCTACAAAAAAGGAGAATATTGGTACTTGATGAAGCTACTGCTTCAGTGGATACAGAGACAGACAATGTCATTCAGAAAACTATAAGAGAAGAAACATATGGATGCACAGTTATAACAGTGGCTCATCGGATACCCACAGTCATCGATAATGATCTTGTTCTAGTTCTTGGTGAAG GAAAAATTCTCGAGTTTGATACTCCTGACCAGTTATTGAGGAACAGTTCTTCCGCATTTTCAAATTTGGTGACAGAATTCTTGCGGAGATCATCCAAGGGGTAA